CaattatttgatttggatatttcaAACTCTCTATAATAGTCTCTTTGAAAGGACACGTTTTTGGAAAATGTTATCACTGATTGTGTCGGTCACTTGGTGTATTGGAAAATTATGTAACTTTTCCATCCAATAATTCACCCATAATTTCCAACTTCGCCACCATATGATAACAAAATCATAGGTTCCAATGTTGAAAATTCACAATGAATATTGACTTATAGTAAATAAATTGCCACGTCATTACCGTTTAAAGATTGAGACATACACTTATGATTACTATAAAAGCAACTAGTCACTCTTGTGTTTCATGCACCAAACACACTAACATGGCTTCCTTAACCTTTCTAGTGTTACTCCTTCTTGCTCTTGTCATTCCCCAAGGGTTTGCCAACTATGAGTCACCTCCAATTTATCAACCACCGGTGAAAACTCCACCAATCTATAAGCCACCTGTAGAGAAACCTCCTGTTTACAAACCACCTGTTGAGAAGCCTCCAGTTTACAAACCACCAGTAGAGAAACCACCTGCGTATAAGCCACCCGTTGAAAAACCTCCTGTTTACAAACTTCCTGTTGAGAAGCCTCCAGTTTACAAGCCACCTACAGAAAAGCCACCAGTCTACAAACCACCAGTTTACAAGCCACCAGTAGAGAAGCCTCCAGTCTACAAACCACCAGTAGAAAAACCTCCTGTGTACAAGCCTCCAGTTGAAAAGCCTCCAGTCTACAAGCCACCAGTTGAGAAACCTCCAACATACAAGCCACCAGTTGAGAAACCTCCAATTTATAAGCCACCGGTTGGGTATCAGCCACCTGTTTACACTCCTCCTCCGTATTAGAAAATGCTATTAAAGAAGTATGCTAAATAAGAAATATATAAGGTTTACAAAGCATGGAATTATATTCTTGTAATCTTCATTTCAATCCTCCTGTTTACAAACCACCAGTTTACAAGCCACCAGTTGAAAAGCCTCCAGTCTACAAACCACCAGTTTACAAGCCACCAGTTGAAAAGCCTCCAGTCTACAAGCCACCAGTTGAGAAACCTCCAACATACAAGCCACCAGTTGAGAAACCTCTGGTTTATAAGCCACCGGTTGGGTATCAGCCACCTGTTTACACTCCTCCTCCGTATTAGAAAATGCTATTAAAGAAGTATGCTAAATAAGAAATATATAAGGTTTACAAAGCATGGAATTATATTCTTGTAATCTTCATTTCAATCCTATGTTTACAATGTCATTGCAAAAACAAGAATGTGAGTGTAAAACTGAAAGAAAATTGTGCTTTTGTTctctatattataaataaaagcaTCATGATTTAAATATTGTTCTATGTTATCTGTACTAATCAACATCAAAGGTATCCGTTAAGAATCTCGAGTACACTAGCTATACTCCAAACTATTATTTGTTCTTTAAGATGGGACAAATTATTCACttatatgaaaaatgattttcataaaaattgcaAACTGATAAAACTAGTATGGTTTTCATAAAATCGAACAACACTTCATGAAATAAAGTATGAACATGAGTTTATTAATAACATGCATTCTTGATTCTTAATTACAAGTCAATTTTATAATAGTTTGATTATAGATCCAATTCAAATTCTAACTGGATTCATATGACAAATGACATTGGCATCATTCATGACTAAAATGATGGCTTAATTGGGATAACCAATATGTATTGCTTTGAAAAATTATATGTCCGAATCTTTGTGTTATTTTTTCAATTCCCTTTTTGTAAAGAAATTTAGATATACTCTCTTAAATCTTAGTTATTTGTCctgaaattttgtttttgtgcACATGCATGGTGCAAACTAATATTACAtatacaattaattaaattttttatcagTGTCATATTAtcagtattttaaaaaataaaaacgtattttaattagatacatgtcTCTCATGGTtaacagtataaaaatattttatagtgTCAATGTATATtcatttttctcttaattttataGATTTAATGAATATGCATTAaccgtgtaaaataattttaatttacacTATTTTCTAATAGGAAACCAACTGTCTAccatatcattaaaaaaaatttaaaataaaaatataatgtgGTAGAATTCATGGTCGTCTTTGATTGACAGtataaaattaatttctattgtCAGTGTATCAtccattttaattattattaatatagttttttaaacttatattgtttataaaaataattgtagaaAGTGTGGGTGTTTAGAAAATGATTTTAACATAAGTTAAATCTCTCTTTTGTGTTCATTTTGTTCAAATGACATAAAAGTTGAGTCTCTTGACTAAACACTTAAAATTGTGAGCGAAAACATCGCTTTGTATTTAACTTGTCTAGCAATAATGATATCAATAACACTTATGGCAGTATCAATCATGTCCATTCGAAATACATGATCCAAAAGATCCAAAACTTCTATTCAACTtaataaatattttcataataTTTGAAATATGAATTCGAAgagcaaaatatatatatatatatatatatatatatatatatatatatatatatatatatatatatatatatatatatatatatatatatatatatatatatatatatatatatatatatatatatatatatatatatatatatatatatgtcttaCAGCTTATAAAATAACATTCAATTCTTTTTGAGATAATCGATTTTATATCATAGACATCATATTTGCCATAACTCAATTCTTCTTTATGACGGTttcattctttcttttttcttaaaaatttatttttattttgttcattttttatttataattataaagaGAAATTGTGGGAGAATttagtatatttatttatttattttttttaaaagcaagaAACATATATTAAAGAGAACCGAAATTCACAAAAATTACATGAGCAAAACAGCCCGGAAGGagaaaaattacacaccaattGCGATTACGATAAGTAAAAAAGAGGATTTCTacttgtgagattttggatcgaactctagtatggccgaagggtagcttcttggttcgacagggttaagcatgaagtcgaaggttgttcacatgcttgtgtcgaagatgctagggttgttagcatgttaaattaggttttagtgtttaaaccttaatttgttaagttagcttgtttattaagttgacttgtgtaatgggccttgtggaaaaagcccattagttagtatgttaggttttattataaatagcatactagtctctcatcattgctaagctgcaaatcctaatttagggtgagagaggttatttgttattcttgtaaacttgtaatcttgttttaagagaaagtaaaagaatagcagttataaccaattcttgtgttcttattctcttccctaattccctattatactttgttattggtatcgtttttcacaacaaattggtgcggtgagcgtggagaagatgccttcaacaaagtatgagattgaaaagttcaccggagtgaatgatttcggtctgtggcgcttgaagatgaaagccctactggttcagcagggttgtttggaagcgttgaagggagaggcagccatgaatgctgcattaacggcagcggagaagacaactatgatcgagaaagcacacagcgcaattctgttgagccttggtgataaggttctccggcaggtatcaaaggagacgacggcatcagggttatgggtgaaacttgaaagtttgtatatgaccaaatcgctggtaaatcgactctacctgaagcaagctttgtattcattcaagatgattgaagacaaagtattggctgagcagttggatatgttcaacaagctgattcttgatcttgaaaatattgatgtgaagatcgatgatgaagatcaagcgctgttactattgtgcgctttgcctcgatcacatgctcacttcaaagaaactctcttgtatggaagggagtccctgacgtttgaagaagttcaatcagccttgtactctaaggacttgaatgaacgaaaagagcataaaccttcgactgttggcgaaggtttggccgttaaaggaaaactcttacgaaaggatggtaagttcgacaagaagaaaggcaaaagccagtcgaagacttacagtggcgaagcatctggcattcgatgctaccattgtaagaaggagggtcacacaagaaaggtgtgccctgaacgcttgaaatatcatggaggtaaggataatggcaacgctgccattgttcaagatgatttcgaatcatctgatgttcttgtggtttcaagcagtgactctaagaaggagtggattatggattcaggttgcacttggcacatgactccaaacaaagacttgttcaaggaattatgtgatcaagatggtggatcagtattactgggaaacaacaaggcttgcaagattgcaggtgttggatctgtgagattcaagctccatgatgagtca
The DNA window shown above is from Vicia villosa cultivar HV-30 ecotype Madison, WI unplaced genomic scaffold, Vvil1.0 ctg.001494F_1_1, whole genome shotgun sequence and carries:
- the LOC131635463 gene encoding repetitive proline-rich cell wall protein-like, yielding MASLTFLVLLLLALVIPQGFANYESPPIYQPPVKTPPIYKPPVEKPPVYKPPVEKPPVYKPPVEKPPAYKPPVEKPPVYKLPVEKPPVYKPPTEKPPVYKPPVYKPPVEKPPVYKPPVYKPPVEKPPVYKPPVEKPPTYKPPVEKPLVYKPPVGYQPPVYTPPPY